The Acidithiobacillus ferrooxidans ATCC 23270 genomic interval CCCAGGGCGATCTGCTGAGGATAGTTGAGGTGCCCACTATACTGGCCAGGTGCTCCGATCACGCCATTACCCGTCGCCGGGCTCACCTGGTTCTGCAAACCTGCTTGCCAGGTCATGGGGGTGAACAGGATGGGTGATTTATAGGTCGCACCCAATGTCACCATGTGATTCACCTTATACAACACGCCCAAGGTCGCGCCGACGCCATAGGCCCAACTCGGGGTGGCCAGATTGAGTCCACCCTGCTGCGGCATCATTTGCGTTATGGGGCCATTCGGACCAACACCTACGACAACAGGGGCGTTCTGGGAAAATGTTTGCTGAAAAGAACCCTGCTCCGCCGCAATATTCAACGATGCGCCGACGGAGAGACGATCATTTGCCTTCCACGCAACGGACGGCGCCATCTGCATGAAGGTGATACTGCTATAGGCCTGCGCGTAACCGGCGGGACCCAAATTCTGCAGATAATTGACACCCAGACCAGAAGTGCCGTAAACGCCGCCACCGAATACCCAGTTCTTGGCAAAGGCCGGGGCCACCCAGCCGATGGCCGGAACACCGTAGACATTGCTATGGCTGCCGATCTCGCCAAAACCCAGATTCGTCTTGCGGACCGGGTTGAAAATCTCCGCCGAGAATGCCGCCTGCGGCGTCATCAATGCCAATCCGGCCGGGTTGCTCATAGCCGCAGACAAGGGATCATCCGGAGCCGCAACAACGGCGCCCGCCATACCCACGGCATACTGCCCGATACCGATCAACTGATAACCATCTGTAGCAAACGCACTGGCCGACAGGCCCATCGCCAACGTCGCGCCGACCGCAATCCCTAAGATCCGTGATTTTTTCATGTAATTTCTCCGCCCCTGTTTGTATCGCTGATGACACGTTGATTGTGTCGGAACGGAAACAGTGTTGCAAGATATTGTATCCGTAAATTTTTTAATCGGTTTATCAAGCCGTAAAATATTGGTTTATTAGCAACAATAAATATTATTGGAATTTACTGTTGCGTGACTGATAAAAAAAGGGGCCGGAGCCCCTTTTCCGCACCTCGCCCGTTTTATCCGGGAAACCGCAAGTCCTGCAACCGCATCTGGCGACGCACGATTTCCACATCTTCCCTGTTCAACGCAAAGGGGAAAGAGCGGATGTCCGAAGGCGAGGAATCCCCATAAGGCCGATTACAGGCGCTGACTTCTTCATCATCCTTCCCTGGGCAGCCGGAGGTCTGGAAGGGCTTACCCGAGTCGATGATGTCTTCCAGCTCCGCCTGGGGATAACCGAAACTCAGCACGCGACCATACTGATCAAACTCCATATCCTCATAACGGCCACCCGCATAATCGATGAGGAAGCGGCCCAACTGCACCCGGCGCCAATGGTCCTGGGGCACGGCGTCCCAATCCTCCATCATGGAGCCTTTCTCGGGGAAGAAGGCAAACATGTGGTTATGGCCA includes:
- a CDS encoding OmpP1/FadL family transporter, which encodes MKKSRILGIAVGATLAMGLSASAFATDGYQLIGIGQYAVGMAGAVVAAPDDPLSAAMSNPAGLALMTPQAAFSAEIFNPVRKTNLGFGEIGSHSNVYGVPAIGWVAPAFAKNWVFGGGVYGTSGLGVNYLQNLGPAGYAQAYSSITFMQMAPSVAWKANDRLSVGASLNIAAEQGSFQQTFSQNAPVVVGVGPNGPITQMMPQQGGLNLATPSWAYGVGATLGVLYKVNHMVTLGATYKSPILFTPMTWQAGLQNQVSPATGNGVIGAPGQYSGHLNYPQQIALGLAIRPIRQWLVSIEGQWINWHNTMNNFTIFGPWTAYQGGAAVGGLSSIALPMHWSNQWVANFGTQYDVNNWLQVRAGYTWGSNPISNNTIASNLIFPAIVQNAITFGATQKLGMGWKLTEAYMHEFSNTNTGPAGSSPFGGPMPASATMYENSYGIQVGYDF